The Pseudarthrobacter psychrotolerans genome includes a region encoding these proteins:
- a CDS encoding ATP-binding cassette domain-containing protein, giving the protein MSATPDTARTTTAPVVSVEGLRKTFGRGRKESVAVDGIGFELRTGGSLGIVGESGSGKTTTARMLIGLEQPTAGRILIGGADHTRPARRIKDLRARGRLIQIVFQDPYTSLDRRQKIGDCLGEVVHLHFGLTGAALKTRVRDLGELVGLHERQLESLPRELSGGQRQRVAIARALAAEPEILILDEAVSALDVSIQAQILNLLADIREQRGISYVFISHDLAVIRQITDTVIVMRHGQVIEQGQTADVLDNPHDPYTRLLRDSVPHPGWQPGITTPQNPHTPITENMP; this is encoded by the coding sequence ATGAGCGCGACACCAGACACGGCGCGCACGACGACGGCGCCCGTCGTCTCCGTCGAAGGGTTGCGGAAGACCTTCGGCCGCGGGCGCAAGGAATCCGTTGCCGTTGACGGTATCGGATTCGAGCTCCGCACGGGCGGCTCGCTCGGGATCGTCGGCGAGTCGGGATCGGGCAAGACCACAACCGCAAGGATGCTGATCGGTCTCGAACAGCCCACCGCCGGCCGGATCCTGATTGGCGGGGCAGACCACACGCGGCCCGCCCGACGGATCAAAGACCTGCGTGCGCGCGGCAGGCTCATCCAGATCGTCTTCCAGGACCCCTACACATCCCTGGATCGCCGCCAGAAGATCGGGGACTGCCTGGGTGAAGTGGTGCACCTGCACTTCGGGCTCACCGGCGCGGCGCTCAAGACGCGAGTCCGGGACCTCGGCGAACTTGTAGGTCTCCACGAGCGCCAGCTGGAATCGCTCCCACGAGAGCTCTCCGGAGGCCAACGCCAGCGCGTGGCGATTGCACGGGCGCTGGCCGCCGAACCCGAAATCCTCATCCTCGACGAGGCCGTCTCGGCTCTCGACGTGTCGATCCAGGCACAAATCCTCAACCTCCTCGCCGACATCCGCGAACAACGCGGCATCAGCTACGTGTTCATCAGCCACGATCTCGCCGTCATCCGGCAAATCACGGACACAGTCATCGTCATGCGGCATGGACAGGTCATCGAGCAGGGACAGACCGCCGACGTGCTCGATAACCCCCACGACCCCTACACCCGGCTACTGCGCGACAGCGTCCCCCACCCAGGATGGCAGCCCGGAATCACCACTCCCCAAAACCCACACACCCCCATCACGGAGAACATGCCATGA
- a CDS encoding ABC transporter substrate-binding protein: protein MNQNRAISRAAVTAAGLLIAALLGGCTAGGQTKAKDTSASSDPTIMTPAAVSEVDKITWNVFEGEPKTVDPFKSADYTPNMINSNLCENLLTQTPDFQIKPNLAAKASNPDPLHWVYDLRTDVKFWDGSPMTAEDVAFSLQHNLSDKTTFYNYLYGNVANIAVTGTNQVTVTLSSPDYLFNDELASYAGVVVQKKFFETHQADFGSPSTGVMCTGPFKFDKWTQGQSISIVRNDSYWNTSLKPKAKRIDFTFLTDSAAITSGLLAGQIDGTFNVPPASITQLKNTPAGTLSQGPAPLMETIVWANPDGAGSNPQVRKALQMAIDWNGIAKQVLGGVGQPSRLQTPSAAFGFASTQLDALEKSLPEPVSAGYDDAKKIVDGLPADVKAKKIQMVVPGTAKVQQFGVAVKDAANRIGLNFELTVVPTTGYSSYLYDPATRAGVDILYTAFWPNIPNPLDWLAATAVSGGLFNQYNYNGVDAKFAEARGTADPEKRAQLVADIETTLHDQLLPMTPGVKVDNTVWMNKRITGAPAAFAYVYYPWAAHLGGTK, encoded by the coding sequence ATGAACCAGAATCGCGCGATTTCCCGCGCAGCCGTTACCGCTGCGGGCCTCCTCATCGCCGCCCTCCTCGGAGGATGCACCGCAGGAGGTCAGACGAAAGCGAAAGACACTTCCGCCTCCAGCGACCCGACCATCATGACGCCCGCGGCCGTGTCCGAGGTCGACAAGATCACATGGAACGTCTTCGAGGGCGAGCCGAAGACCGTCGACCCGTTCAAGTCGGCCGACTACACCCCAAACATGATCAACTCGAACCTCTGCGAGAACCTCCTCACCCAGACCCCGGACTTCCAGATCAAGCCCAATCTGGCCGCGAAAGCATCCAACCCGGATCCGCTGCACTGGGTCTACGACCTGCGCACCGACGTCAAATTCTGGGACGGGTCTCCCATGACAGCCGAGGACGTCGCGTTCAGTCTGCAACACAACCTCAGCGACAAGACGACCTTCTACAACTACCTGTACGGAAACGTCGCGAACATAGCCGTCACGGGCACGAACCAGGTCACTGTCACGCTCAGCAGCCCCGACTACCTGTTCAACGACGAACTCGCAAGCTACGCCGGAGTCGTCGTCCAGAAGAAGTTCTTCGAAACCCACCAAGCCGACTTCGGCTCACCCTCGACCGGCGTCATGTGCACGGGCCCGTTCAAGTTCGACAAGTGGACCCAAGGCCAGTCGATCTCCATAGTCCGGAACGACTCCTACTGGAATACCAGCCTCAAACCGAAGGCCAAAAGGATCGACTTCACGTTCCTGACCGACAGCGCGGCCATCACCTCCGGGCTCCTCGCAGGCCAGATCGACGGCACGTTCAACGTTCCGCCAGCGAGCATCACGCAACTGAAGAACACGCCCGCCGGGACGCTGAGCCAGGGACCGGCGCCGCTCATGGAGACCATCGTCTGGGCCAACCCGGACGGGGCCGGCAGCAACCCCCAGGTCCGCAAAGCGCTCCAGATGGCCATCGACTGGAATGGCATAGCCAAGCAGGTCCTGGGCGGCGTTGGCCAACCAAGCCGGCTCCAGACGCCGTCCGCAGCCTTCGGCTTCGCCAGCACGCAGCTCGACGCACTCGAAAAGTCCCTCCCGGAGCCGGTGTCGGCCGGGTATGACGACGCGAAGAAGATCGTCGACGGCCTCCCCGCGGACGTCAAAGCAAAGAAGATTCAAATGGTGGTCCCCGGCACGGCCAAGGTTCAGCAATTCGGCGTCGCCGTCAAGGACGCGGCCAACCGGATCGGCCTCAACTTCGAACTCACGGTGGTCCCGACCACGGGCTACTCGAGCTACCTTTACGACCCGGCGACCCGCGCCGGCGTTGACATCCTCTACACGGCGTTCTGGCCCAACATTCCCAACCCCCTCGACTGGCTCGCGGCGACCGCCGTCTCCGGCGGCCTGTTCAATCAGTACAACTACAACGGAGTCGACGCGAAGTTCGCAGAGGCCCGCGGCACGGCCGATCCTGAAAAGCGGGCCCAGCTTGTCGCCGACATCGAGACGACGCTGCACGACCAGCTTCTCCCGATGACCCCCGGAGTCAAAGTGGACAACACCGTCTGGATGAACAAACGGATCACCGGAGCGCCGGCCGCATTCGCGTACGTCTACTACCCGTGGGCAGCGCACCTGGGCGGTACGAAGTAA
- a CDS encoding helix-turn-helix domain-containing protein — protein MRWQILRRHIEDGVPLTTLAAHEGIGLRTLRRWHAAHKRDGMAGLATGNRGTIGRRSTPELVALVEGLALVKPPLPITAIARKANRIAADHCWPPHSHCKVRAITKGLDPGMGTLAQQGTAAYRDYELAWRHRAERPKHDLAGR, from the coding sequence GTGCGCTGGCAGATCCTGCGCCGGCATATCGAAGACGGCGTGCCGCTGACGACCCTCGCCGCACATGAAGGCATCGGGCTGCGGACACTGCGGCGCTGGCACGCGGCCCACAAACGCGACGGCATGGCCGGGCTGGCCACAGGCAACCGCGGGACCATCGGGCGCAGGAGCACCCCCGAACTGGTCGCGCTCGTCGAAGGCCTGGCGTTGGTGAAACCGCCCCTGCCCATCACCGCCATCGCCCGCAAAGCCAACCGCATCGCCGCCGACCATTGCTGGCCGCCGCACTCCCACTGCAAGGTCCGCGCCATCACCAAGGGCCTTGACCCCGGTATGGGAACGCTCGCCCAACAGGGAACGGCCGCCTACCGGGACTATGAACTGGCCTGGCGGCACCGGGCCGAGCGACCCAAACATGATCTGGCAGGCCGGTAG
- a CDS encoding recombinase family protein, whose translation MKLTARVSTAKQDLDRQIEALRGEGIPARHIYVDKKSGSTTNRPGLHEALDQAREGDVIVVHTLDRLGRTVRDTLNLIHDLAGRGVGVRNLADPIRVDSANPEDPMSQLAVVMLALFGQMERTYAIERAAHARAVAAAKGKRIGRPSVVDPAKLAYAAHLRDQEDQSISEIVKATGITRSSLYRYLPPRPPETLTAENQPNA comes from the coding sequence CTGAAACTGACAGCCCGCGTCTCGACCGCGAAACAGGACCTCGACCGGCAGATAGAAGCACTACGCGGCGAGGGCATCCCTGCCCGGCACATCTACGTGGACAAGAAGTCCGGATCCACCACAAACCGGCCCGGACTTCATGAAGCACTCGACCAGGCCCGCGAGGGGGACGTGATCGTTGTGCACACCCTGGATCGGCTGGGCCGCACCGTCCGCGACACCCTGAACCTCATCCACGACCTGGCAGGCCGCGGCGTCGGAGTCCGGAATCTGGCTGACCCGATCCGGGTTGATTCTGCCAACCCGGAGGATCCCATGTCGCAGCTGGCAGTCGTGATGCTCGCGCTCTTCGGCCAGATGGAACGAACCTACGCGATCGAACGCGCAGCCCACGCGCGTGCCGTTGCTGCTGCTAAAGGCAAAAGGATCGGCCGGCCCAGCGTGGTCGATCCAGCGAAGCTCGCCTACGCAGCGCACCTTCGTGACCAGGAGGATCAGTCCATCTCCGAGATCGTCAAAGCCACCGGTATCACCCGCTCCAGCCTCTACCGATATCTGCCACCCCGTCCACCAGAGACGCTGACCGCCGAGAACCAGCCGAACGCCTAA
- a CDS encoding recombinase family protein produces the protein MSAHRIGYARVSTRDQNLDLQRDALRTAGCDRIYEDTISGTRSKRPGLAKALDQLRDGDTLVVWKLDRLGRSVKDLLDFAGALNDQGIGFVSLTDSIDTTTASGRFFFNVMASLAQMERELMIERTQAGLQAAREQGRIGGRKRIMTDAKIRSARKLLSQGTPPTEVAASLGVSVPTLYRWVPATTTAAAAAP, from the coding sequence ATGAGTGCTCATCGCATCGGATACGCCAGAGTCTCTACACGAGACCAGAACCTTGACCTTCAACGCGATGCGCTGCGGACCGCTGGTTGCGACCGCATTTACGAAGACACCATCAGCGGCACCCGTTCCAAGCGCCCAGGACTCGCCAAAGCACTTGACCAACTACGCGACGGGGACACCCTCGTGGTCTGGAAGCTTGACCGACTCGGCCGAAGCGTCAAGGACTTGCTGGACTTCGCCGGAGCCCTCAACGACCAAGGCATTGGCTTTGTCAGCCTGACCGACTCCATCGACACCACTACAGCGTCGGGGCGTTTCTTCTTCAACGTCATGGCCTCCCTGGCCCAGATGGAGCGTGAGCTCATGATCGAGCGCACCCAGGCCGGTCTCCAGGCAGCCAGGGAACAAGGCAGGATCGGTGGCCGCAAACGAATCATGACTGACGCCAAGATCCGCTCCGCGCGGAAACTGCTCAGCCAAGGGACTCCACCAACAGAAGTAGCCGCCAGCCTCGGCGTCTCAGTACCGACGCTGTACCGCTGGGTCCCAGCAACCACCACCGCGGCAGCCGCAGCGCCTTAG
- a CDS encoding GIY-YIG nuclease family protein, producing MGLFSRHRDKAQAPGWYATEQSDILAYFDGQTWRGRARLSSLDSDGPLPQGIEAQAKEALAKRQAAIEAASKDLSEAEAELESFRRASARTRLQIEAEIKVLQTNHEEMRENHYLAEVGFGEFPTAADGSASIAEQIKTLRDQQRELIKTGEALSIDPGLEKYFSESAVTDPTMRKHVYKKFSTLFLKTFNVECEMAIRQLRRDSSYESCSGRILRAYKEVCAAGLGLGISISGDYLTLRHTECNLVFEHLTAKAIERIERAGERERLRDEQRAQEEYTFVLIEFDKELERYRLMLAKMQALGDAEAIAKYEDLIADIEAQAAEVRLRAQNIRAGYVYIISNIGSFGDGIVKIGLTRRLEPMNRVKELSNASVPFRYDVHALYFSQVAVDNAVSLETTLHHHFEERRVNKINRRREFFRATPREVLEVLKAHDVDLVEWVQDPEATEYRLTQGRETMEGQFDSQLN from the coding sequence GTGGGCTTATTCAGCAGACATCGAGACAAGGCTCAGGCGCCTGGATGGTACGCAACCGAGCAATCAGACATTCTGGCCTACTTCGACGGACAGACATGGCGGGGACGAGCCCGGCTGTCCAGCCTCGACAGCGACGGCCCACTCCCACAAGGGATCGAGGCGCAGGCCAAGGAGGCTCTCGCCAAAAGACAGGCAGCGATCGAAGCTGCTTCCAAGGATCTTTCTGAAGCAGAAGCCGAACTTGAATCGTTCAGAAGAGCATCAGCCAGGACCCGCCTCCAAATCGAAGCCGAAATCAAGGTGCTTCAGACTAACCACGAGGAGATGCGGGAAAATCACTATCTCGCCGAGGTCGGGTTTGGTGAATTTCCGACTGCCGCCGATGGCTCCGCGTCTATTGCCGAACAAATCAAGACCTTACGAGATCAGCAACGCGAGCTCATTAAGACAGGGGAAGCACTCAGCATTGACCCGGGACTGGAGAAGTACTTCAGCGAGAGTGCAGTCACAGACCCCACTATGAGGAAGCATGTCTACAAGAAGTTTTCCACGCTCTTCCTGAAGACATTCAATGTCGAATGTGAGATGGCCATACGCCAACTGCGAAGAGACTCAAGCTATGAGTCGTGTTCCGGTCGCATACTCCGCGCCTACAAGGAAGTCTGCGCGGCCGGTCTCGGACTCGGAATATCCATCAGCGGTGACTACCTCACGCTCCGCCATACAGAATGCAATCTTGTATTCGAGCACCTAACGGCCAAGGCGATAGAGCGCATCGAACGGGCCGGAGAACGAGAGCGGTTGCGCGATGAGCAGAGGGCGCAGGAAGAGTACACCTTCGTCCTCATCGAATTCGACAAGGAGCTGGAACGCTACCGCCTCATGCTGGCCAAAATGCAGGCACTCGGGGACGCCGAGGCGATTGCCAAATATGAAGATCTAATAGCGGACATAGAAGCGCAAGCGGCTGAGGTTAGACTTCGAGCCCAGAACATCCGGGCGGGATATGTATACATCATTTCCAATATCGGCAGCTTCGGAGACGGGATCGTCAAAATCGGACTAACCCGACGACTGGAACCAATGAACAGGGTCAAGGAGCTATCGAACGCCTCGGTCCCGTTCCGCTACGACGTTCACGCTCTCTACTTCTCACAAGTTGCAGTTGACAATGCAGTCAGCCTGGAAACCACTCTCCACCATCATTTCGAAGAACGACGGGTCAACAAGATCAACCGTCGCAGAGAATTCTTCCGGGCCACACCTAGAGAGGTTTTGGAAGTACTTAAAGCCCATGACGTTGACCTCGTCGAATGGGTTCAGGACCCCGAAGCAACTGAATATCGCCTAACGCAGGGGCGCGAAACTATGGAGGGACAGTTCGATTCCCAGCTGAACTAG
- a CDS encoding DNA-binding protein codes for MTSSVKDRVFAAAEQISAERRPTVSTVRAAAGVSNADATRYLKEWSEEKLAAGGQVAATPPALLEQATRLAAACWAEASTQAADRHTAVEAAWAQERKDKDLEIAELVADLDKAAAERETATADFQARVTALESKAQALERQLAARGAELEDSRAAERAAVGAAAEAENKLASAEARSATLEKVHNALLQRVAPETKAPVPKKNKSFSPYFTEADAD; via the coding sequence ATGACGTCGAGTGTGAAAGACCGCGTGTTTGCCGCCGCCGAGCAGATCAGCGCAGAGCGCCGCCCGACCGTTTCCACGGTCCGCGCAGCTGCCGGCGTCAGCAACGCGGACGCCACCCGCTACCTGAAGGAATGGTCAGAGGAGAAGCTCGCCGCCGGCGGACAGGTCGCCGCTACACCGCCGGCCCTGCTTGAACAAGCGACCCGGCTCGCCGCTGCCTGCTGGGCCGAGGCCTCCACCCAGGCGGCCGACCGGCACACCGCCGTCGAAGCGGCCTGGGCGCAGGAACGCAAAGACAAAGACCTGGAAATCGCCGAGCTCGTGGCGGACCTGGACAAGGCAGCCGCAGAGAGAGAAACCGCGACCGCCGACTTCCAGGCCCGCGTCACCGCCCTGGAGTCCAAGGCGCAGGCCTTGGAGCGGCAGCTGGCTGCCAGGGGCGCTGAGCTCGAAGACTCACGGGCAGCAGAACGCGCCGCCGTCGGGGCGGCCGCGGAGGCGGAGAATAAGCTCGCTAGCGCCGAGGCACGCAGCGCCACCCTGGAGAAGGTACACAACGCCTTGCTGCAACGCGTCGCCCCGGAGACGAAGGCCCCGGTGCCTAAGAAGAACAAATCGTTCTCGCCGTACTTCACCGAAGCGGACGCAGACTAG
- a CDS encoding helicase associated domain-containing protein: MGTGNDWPRHKKTDTEQERLLGMWLHIQRMKYRRNELDHDKEEQLNTLLRGWRAGRTRGRPPGSPNIPRG, encoded by the coding sequence ATGGGCACCGGGAACGACTGGCCCCGCCACAAGAAAACAGACACCGAACAAGAACGACTCCTGGGCATGTGGCTGCACATCCAACGAATGAAGTACCGCCGCAACGAACTGGACCACGACAAAGAAGAACAGCTGAACACACTCCTTCGTGGCTGGCGTGCCGGCAGGACCCGCGGCCGACCGCCCGGCTCCCCAAACATCCCACGCGGCTGA
- a CDS encoding ATP-binding protein, translating into MDPVSNPYSPGAGRKPAALVGRDQPRRDWQIAIERVESGRTAQPFVLYGLRGVGKTVLLSDFRRSASERDWLVAQVEAGAGKSLREALGEALHAPLADLARPSAGRRLLKALKTAVSFKASYDQSGTWNFGLDLDGASGGGADTGVLETDLRKLIHDLALAAEEESVGLAILIDEAQDLNPAELVALCAIAHAAAQDDWRVLFAFAGLPSLPRVLAEAKSYAERFNYEKIEELRGTVASEALTKPAREDGVEWDDSAVALIVDESAGYPYFLQQFGQDTWNAATGVKITFDDARVGAANGRAALDSGFFRARWDRATRAEQNYLRAMAEDDDKGSSSGEIAVRLGRGPASFGPIRANLIAKGLVYAPEHGVIAFTVPGMAAFIKRQPNGS; encoded by the coding sequence TTGGATCCCGTATCGAATCCCTACTCGCCCGGAGCCGGCCGGAAGCCGGCGGCCCTTGTCGGTCGCGACCAACCGCGCAGGGATTGGCAGATTGCGATCGAACGTGTTGAATCCGGCAGAACGGCCCAGCCTTTCGTTCTCTACGGGCTAAGAGGCGTGGGCAAGACAGTTCTACTCTCGGACTTCCGCCGCTCCGCGAGTGAGCGGGACTGGCTGGTCGCACAGGTCGAAGCCGGCGCCGGCAAATCACTTCGCGAGGCGCTAGGAGAAGCCCTTCACGCGCCTCTTGCCGACCTGGCACGCCCGTCGGCCGGACGGCGACTACTCAAGGCGCTAAAAACAGCTGTCAGCTTCAAAGCGTCCTACGACCAGAGCGGAACCTGGAACTTCGGCCTGGACCTGGACGGGGCCTCAGGCGGAGGAGCGGACACCGGCGTCCTCGAAACAGATCTCCGCAAACTCATCCACGACCTGGCCTTGGCTGCAGAAGAGGAGAGCGTCGGCCTGGCGATCCTGATTGACGAAGCGCAGGACCTCAATCCGGCCGAACTCGTGGCACTCTGCGCCATCGCCCACGCCGCCGCGCAAGACGACTGGCGCGTCCTCTTCGCATTTGCCGGACTGCCGAGCCTGCCCAGGGTCCTCGCCGAAGCGAAGTCTTACGCCGAACGGTTCAATTACGAGAAGATCGAGGAGCTCCGCGGCACCGTCGCCTCCGAAGCCCTGACGAAACCGGCACGCGAGGATGGGGTCGAATGGGACGACTCCGCCGTCGCCCTGATCGTCGACGAAAGCGCAGGCTATCCGTACTTCCTGCAGCAATTCGGACAAGACACATGGAACGCCGCAACGGGTGTGAAAATCACCTTCGACGATGCCCGCGTTGGCGCCGCCAATGGCCGGGCAGCCCTGGACAGTGGCTTCTTCCGCGCCCGCTGGGACCGGGCAACTCGAGCCGAACAGAACTACCTCAGGGCCATGGCCGAAGACGACGACAAAGGTAGCTCATCCGGCGAAATAGCAGTACGGCTGGGACGAGGGCCGGCTAGTTTCGGCCCGATTCGGGCGAACCTGATTGCGAAGGGCCTGGTCTACGCTCCAGAACATGGAGTCATCGCATTCACCGTTCCTGGAATGGCGGCCTTCATCAAACGCCAACCCAACGGGTCCTAG
- a CDS encoding AAA family ATPase, whose amino-acid sequence MKVTAIGNRKGGVGKTSVTLGLATGLRLIGKKVLVIDLDPQANATDALEGAGEFDIFDVLYGGEAGTLGQAITPTSWSGIDLIPSSESLARLETESIMTPEMRLKTAAWGAEELDAYDHVLIDLPPALGRLTLNGLIWADRVVVVTEPAAFSVKGVTEFLETVKKVQSLPHLNPDLEFIGIIINKTSSPLTGEHNFQIGELEAEYGTDVMVPHLPLRTAMQDSISSRAPLTKLSSRGAVIMTEKFVAHARSLDGEK is encoded by the coding sequence ATGAAAGTAACGGCCATAGGCAACCGAAAGGGCGGCGTGGGCAAGACGTCCGTGACTCTGGGTCTTGCCACGGGATTGAGGCTCATCGGTAAGAAGGTCCTGGTGATCGATCTGGATCCCCAGGCAAACGCCACCGATGCGCTGGAAGGAGCTGGAGAGTTCGACATCTTTGATGTTCTCTACGGCGGAGAAGCGGGCACACTCGGCCAGGCGATCACCCCAACCTCTTGGTCGGGCATTGACCTCATACCCAGTTCGGAGTCGCTTGCTCGGTTGGAAACAGAAAGCATCATGACGCCAGAGATGCGACTCAAGACAGCTGCATGGGGCGCAGAGGAGTTGGATGCGTACGACCATGTCCTCATTGATTTGCCGCCAGCTCTGGGAAGGTTGACTCTCAACGGATTGATCTGGGCTGATCGAGTCGTGGTGGTCACCGAACCCGCTGCCTTCTCCGTCAAAGGCGTGACCGAGTTCCTGGAAACCGTCAAAAAAGTGCAGTCGCTACCCCACCTCAACCCGGACCTGGAATTTATAGGCATCATCATCAACAAAACCAGCTCGCCCCTAACCGGCGAACACAATTTTCAGATCGGCGAACTCGAAGCCGAGTACGGCACGGACGTGATGGTTCCCCACTTGCCACTAAGGACGGCGATGCAGGATTCCATCAGCAGCAGGGCGCCGCTGACAAAACTGAGCAGTAGGGGAGCGGTCATCATGACAGAGAAGTTCGTGGCTCACGCCCGTTCCCTGGACGGAGAGAAGTAA
- a CDS encoding signal peptidase I, with translation MRGRALTRVRAVLAGALVLGAGATVTLAAWTDSEYATGSFTASIFNTESSTVAGVWASNTSPPGASLVFNATAMSPTVSQYAWVNIRTTAASTAGGTITLAGSTTSGTLVPVLEYRAVRTAGTGTTCDSTAFSGTPTYIAGSASTYLAVTTVPATPVASAITSPSGELRYCYDVRIQSGAANTYQGGRAPSPGSSRESPPRAPEMDSHVTDRGGFGGRAGNALLTVAAIGGAVCIVLVLIAFFFHITLIMFKTGSMSPTIPAGSLAIVKQIPASDIRVGDVVTVDRRPALPVTHRVTSVSPAAGDTRTITLRGDANPAEDPAPYVVSNVRIVLFSIPQLAYAVNAVSNPLALGAITIGAAGLVTWAFWPHGAPAPRPRRGARRRSTRCHAARTGGLAVIVLLTLSAPVVNAAAPANAAVTDEVIQGPVLTLTSVADKTLMAHLVPAVPVPWQIGVAAHPDNPGVVSISLTAQGGLAADPNGLRITVSMCEVRWVGGRCQSGGTVLLGPGPASTLIPGPLVLTSMPSGQQRWILIDAALPANQGSVPTGSATFNLTASGVGDELSTGGSVSSLASTGADLWPPLLAALGAVTTGLMLASSARLPGARQRRRARVTP, from the coding sequence GTGAGGGGCCGCGCCCTCACCCGGGTGCGCGCCGTTCTCGCCGGCGCCCTCGTCCTGGGCGCGGGCGCCACCGTGACCCTCGCGGCCTGGACCGACTCCGAGTACGCGACGGGGTCGTTCACGGCGAGCATCTTCAACACGGAGTCCAGCACCGTGGCTGGGGTGTGGGCGAGCAACACCTCTCCCCCTGGGGCTTCGCTCGTGTTCAACGCCACGGCCATGTCGCCGACCGTTTCGCAGTACGCCTGGGTGAACATCCGCACGACGGCCGCCTCGACGGCCGGCGGAACGATCACGCTCGCGGGCTCGACCACGTCGGGGACCCTCGTGCCGGTGCTCGAATACCGGGCGGTACGCACGGCCGGAACCGGCACAACGTGCGACTCCACCGCTTTTTCCGGAACGCCCACCTACATCGCGGGCTCGGCATCGACCTACCTTGCGGTGACAACCGTTCCGGCCACACCCGTCGCGTCCGCGATCACATCCCCGAGCGGGGAACTGCGATACTGCTACGACGTGAGGATCCAGTCCGGAGCCGCCAACACCTACCAGGGGGGACGGGCACCCTCACCTGGCTCTTCTCGGGAATCTCCTCCTAGGGCCCCGGAGATGGACTCGCACGTGACCGATCGGGGCGGCTTTGGGGGCCGCGCCGGCAACGCCCTGCTGACCGTCGCCGCGATCGGCGGCGCCGTCTGCATCGTTCTGGTACTCATCGCGTTCTTCTTCCACATCACACTCATCATGTTCAAGACCGGATCGATGAGCCCGACGATCCCCGCCGGCTCACTCGCGATCGTCAAACAGATTCCCGCCTCCGATATCCGCGTCGGAGACGTCGTCACCGTCGACCGGCGCCCTGCCCTGCCAGTGACACACCGCGTCACCTCCGTATCCCCTGCAGCCGGCGACACCAGGACCATCACACTGCGCGGGGACGCGAACCCCGCGGAGGACCCCGCACCCTATGTCGTGAGCAACGTGAGGATCGTGCTCTTCTCCATCCCGCAACTCGCCTACGCCGTGAATGCCGTCTCCAATCCCCTCGCCCTCGGCGCGATCACCATCGGTGCCGCCGGACTCGTAACCTGGGCGTTCTGGCCCCACGGCGCCCCGGCACCCCGCCCGCGGCGCGGCGCCCGGCGGCGCAGTACCCGATGCCACGCCGCCAGGACCGGAGGGCTCGCCGTGATCGTGCTCCTGACACTGTCCGCACCCGTCGTCAACGCGGCGGCTCCCGCGAATGCGGCCGTCACGGACGAGGTGATCCAGGGCCCGGTCCTGACACTGACCTCGGTCGCGGACAAGACACTCATGGCTCACCTGGTGCCTGCGGTGCCCGTGCCGTGGCAGATCGGAGTCGCTGCCCACCCGGACAACCCCGGCGTCGTCAGTATCTCGCTGACGGCGCAGGGTGGCCTCGCCGCGGATCCGAACGGGCTGCGCATCACCGTGAGCATGTGCGAGGTACGCTGGGTCGGCGGCAGATGCCAGAGCGGCGGGACAGTACTGCTTGGGCCCGGCCCGGCCTCCACCCTGATCCCCGGCCCTCTCGTGCTGACATCGATGCCCTCCGGCCAGCAACGCTGGATCCTCATCGACGCGGCCCTGCCCGCCAACCAGGGAAGCGTTCCGACCGGATCGGCCACCTTCAACCTCACGGCCAGCGGCGTCGGCGACGAACTCTCCACCGGCGGAAGTGTCAGCTCCCTCGCATCAACGGGCGCCGACCTGTGGCCACCACTCCTCGCGGCTCTGGGCGCAGTCACCACGGGGCTCATGCTCGCCTCATCCGCCCGGCTCCCCGGCGCCCGGCAGCGCCGGAGAGCCAGGGTGACGCCATGA